One genomic segment of Hordeum vulgare subsp. vulgare chromosome 2H, MorexV3_pseudomolecules_assembly, whole genome shotgun sequence includes these proteins:
- the LOC123430346 gene encoding aspartic proteinase nepenthesin-1-like, which yields MGAQVQLRLLLLVATAMVASCATGGLTATSSQLGRLEGLRVALTHVDAHGNYTKLQLLRRAARRSRHRMSRLVARTTGVPVMSSKAVAPALQVPVHAGNGEFLMDMSIGTPAVAYAAIIDTGSDLVWTQCKPCVECFNQSTPVFDPSSSSTYAALPCSSTLCSDLPSSKCTSAKCGYTYTYGDSSSTQGVLAAETFTLAKTKLPDVAFGCGDTNEGDGFTQGAGLVGLGRGPLSLVSQLGLNKFSYCLTSLDDTSKSPLLLGSLATISESAAAASSVQTTPLIRNPSQPSFYYVNLKGLTVGSTHITLPSSAFAVQDDGTGGVIVDSGTSITYLELQGYRALKKAFAAQMKLPAADGSGIGLDTCFEAPASGVDQVEVPKLVFHLDGADLDLPAENYMVLDSGSGALCLTVMGSRGLSIIGNFQQQNIQFVYDVGENTLSFAPVQCAKL from the coding sequence ATGGGGGCGCAGGTGCAGCTACGATTGCTTCTCTTGGTAGCTACGGCGATGGTTGCCAGCTGCGCCACCGGCGGTCTCACCGCGACGTCGTCCCAGCTGGGCCGCCTGGAGGGCCTGCGCGTGGCCCTGACGCACGTCGACGCGCACGGCAACTACACGAAGCTGCAGCTGCTGCGGCGGGCGGCGAGGCGGAGCCGCCACCGCATGTCCAGGCTCGTCGCGCGGACCACCGGCGTGCCGGTGATGTCGAGCAAGGCGGTCGCGCCGGCCCTGCAGGTGCCTGTGCACGCCGGGAACGGCGAGTTCCTGATGGACATGTCCATCGGCACGCCCGCGGTGGCGTACGCGGCCATCATCGACACCGGCAGCGACCTCGTGTGGACGCAGTGCAAGCCGTGCGTGGAGTGCTTCAACCAGAGCACGCCGGTGTTCGACCCCTCGTCGTCCTCCACCTACGCCGCGCTGCCGTGCTCCAGCACCTTGTGCAGCGACCTGCCCAGCTCAAAGTGCACGTCGGCCAAGTGCGGCTACACGTACACCTACGGTGACTCCTCGTCGACGCAGGGCGTCCTGGCCGCCGAGACCTTCACGCTGGCCAAGACGAAGCTCCCGGACGTCGCCTTCGGCTGCGGCGACACGAACGAGGGCGACGGGTTCACGCAGGGCGCGGGGCTCGTGGGGCTGGGCCGGGGCCCCCTCTCGCTGGTCTCGCAGCTCGGCCTCAACAAGTTCTCCTACTGCCTCACCTCCCTCGACGACACCAGCAAGAGCCCGCTCCTCCTGGGCTCCCTCGCCACCATCTCGGAGAGCGCGGCGGCCGCGTCATCGGTGCAGACCACCCCTCTCATCAGGAACCCGAGCCAGCCGTCCTTCTACTACGTGAACCTCAAGGGCCTGACCGTCGGCTCGACGCACATCACCCTGCCGAGCTCGGCGTTCGCCGTGCAGGACGACGGCACGGGCGGGGTCATCGTGGACTCCGGCACGTCCATCACGTACCTGGAGCTGCAGGGGTACCGCGCGCTGAAGAAGGCGTTCGCGGCGCAGATGAAGCTGCCGGCGGCGGACGGGTCGGGGATCGGGCTGGACACGTGCTTCGAGGCGCCGGCGAGCGGGGTGGACCAGGTGGAGGTGCCGAAGCTGGTGTTCCACTTGGACGGAGCGGACCTTGACCTGCCGGCGGAGAACTACATGGTGCTGGACTCCGGGTCCGGCGCGCTGTGCCTGACGGTGATGGGGTCGCGGGGCCTGTCCATCATCGGCAACTTCCAGCAGCAGAACATCCAGTTCGTGTACGACGTGGGCGAGAACACCCTCTCCTTCGCGCCCGTGCAGTGCGCCAAATTGTGA